Proteins encoded within one genomic window of Hermetia illucens chromosome 2, iHerIll2.2.curated.20191125, whole genome shotgun sequence:
- the LOC119648411 gene encoding tubulin alpha-8 chain: MARSHGREVISLQIGQAGVQIGDCCWELYLVEHGIDRDGSVLNSALPAEDNLSTFFSETGSQKYTPRSIFIDLEPSVIDDVRTGKHRNLYHPEQLISGKEDAANNYARGHYTIGKDVIENVMAKTRKIAEQCESFQGFLIFHSLGGGTGSGFTSLLMERISGEYSKKCKLEFAVYPAPKISTAVVEPYNAVLTTHSTLEHSDCVFMMDNEALYEICQRSLGVDRPIYTNLNRLVAQIVSSTTASLRFDGSMNVDLNEFQTNLVPFPRIHFPLTAFAPLMSASKALHEQPTISSITNSCFEPGSMMVQCDPRRGKYMACCMLYRGDVMPKDINAAIAAVKANRNISFVDWCPTGFKIGINYQKSAVVPGGDLAVMPRAVCMLSNTTAIAEAFCRLDEKFDLMYKKRAFIHWFVGEGMEEGEFSEARDDLASLERDFEEVSGDTDYDLVEGDDEL, translated from the exons ATGGCGAGGAGTCATGGG CGTGAAGTGATTTCCCTGCAAATTGGGCAGGCCGGCGTTCAAATCGGGGACTGTTGTTGGGAATTATATTTGGTTGAACATGGAATTGATCGTGACGGGAGTGTCCTCAACTCAGCATTACCTGCCGAAGACAATCTATCCacctttttctcggaaacggggAGCCAGAAATACACACCAAGATCCATTTTCATCGATCTCGAGCCATCTGTAATTGATGACGTGCGAACAGGTAAACACCGGAATCTGTACCACCCGGAACAACTCATTTCTGGGAAGGAGGACGCAGCTAACAACTATGCCCGTGGACATTATACTATCGGAAAAGACGTGATCGAGAACGTTATGGCCAAGACCCGAAAAATCGCAGAGCAATGCGAGAGTTTTCAAGGATTCCTCATATTCCACTCGCTGGGCGGTGGAACTGGATCGGGATTCACTTCGTTGCTGATGGAAAGGATAAGCGGGGAGTATTCGAAAAAGTGTAAGCTTGAATTTGCCGTGTATccagcaccaaaaatttcgaCTGCGGTCGTTGAGCCCTACAATGCTGTACTTACCACACATTCAACTTTGGAGCACTCAGATTGCGTCTTCATGATGGACAACGAGGCCCTTTACGAAATTTGTCAGCGAAGCTTAGGCGTCGACCGACCTATCTACACGAACCTAAACCGTCTAGTGGCTCAAATAGTTTCTTCAACTACAGCTTCCCTGCGCTTTGATGGGTCTATGAACGTGGATTTGAACGAGTTCCAAACCAACCTGGTGCCCTTCCCCCGAATCCATTTTCCTTTGACCGCGTTTGCGCCTCTGATGTCAGCCTCGAAGGCACTCCACGAGCAACCCACCATTTCGTCAATCACAAATAGTTGCTTCGAGCCTGGTAGCATGATGGTTCAGTGCGATCCTCGGCGTGGAAAATACATGGCATGCTGCATGCTCTATCGGGGCGACGTCATGCCCAAGGACATCAACGCAGCTATAGCTGCGGTGAAGGCAAACCGAAATATTAGCTTCGTGGACTGGTGTCCCACAGGATTTAAAATAGGCATTAATTACCAAAAGTCTGCAGTCGTCCCAGGTGGTGATTTAGCCGTTATGCCCCGAGCCGTTTGCATGCTCTCAAATACAACGGCCATTGCGGAGGCCTTTTGTCGTTTGGATGAGAAATTCGACCTTATGTACAAGAAACGAGCCTTCATTCATTGGTTCGTCGGTGAAGGTATGGAAGAAGGCGAGTTTTCAGAAGCACGAGATGATCTGGCTTCTTTGGAACGTGATTTTGAAGAGGTGTCTGGCGACACTGACTATGACCTAGTTGAAGGGGACGACGAATTATAG